A window of Piliocolobus tephrosceles isolate RC106 chromosome 13, ASM277652v3, whole genome shotgun sequence contains these coding sequences:
- the CCND1 gene encoding G1/S-specific cyclin-D1 — MEHQLLCCEVETIRRAYPDANLLNDRVLRAMLKAEETCAPSVSYFKCVQKEVLPSMRKIVATWMLEVCEEQKCEEEVFPLAMNYLDRFLSLEPVKKSRLQLLGATCMFVASKMKETIPLTAEKLCIYTDNSIQPEELLQMELLLVNKLKWNLAAMTPHDFIEHFLSKMPEAEENKQIIRKHAQTFVALCATDVKFISNPPSMVAAGSVVAAVQGLNLGSPNNFLSYYRLTRFLSRVIKCDPDCLRACQEQIEALLESSLRQAQQNMDPKAAEEEEEEEEEADLACTPTDVRDVDI, encoded by the exons ATGGAACACCAGCTCCTGTGCTGCGAAGTGGAAACCATCCGCCGCGCGTACCCCGATGCCAACCTCCTCAATGACCGGGTGCTGCGGGCCATGCTGAAGGCGGAGGAGACCTGCGCGCCCTCGGTGTCCTACTTCAAATGTGTGCAGAAGGAGGTCCTGCCGTCCATGCGGAAGATCGTCGCCACCTGGATGCTGGAG GTCTGCGAGGAGCAGAAGTGCGAGGAGGAGGTCTTCCCGCTGGCCATGAACTACCTGGACCGCTTCCTGTCGCTGGAGCCGGTGAAAAAGAGCCGCCTGCAGCTGCTGGGGGCCACCTGCATGTTCGTGGCCTCTAAGATGAAGGAGACCATCCCCCTGACGGCCGAGAAGCTGTGCATCTACACCGACAACTCCATCCAGCCCGAGGAGCTGCTG CAAATGGAGCTGCTCCTGGTGAACAAGCTCAAGTGGAACCTGGCCGCCATGACCCCGCACGATTTCATCGAACACTTCCTTTCCAAAATGCcagaggcagaggagaacaaacaGATCATCCGCAAACACGCGCAGACCTTCGTTGCCCTCTGTGCCACAG ATGTGAAGTTCATTTCCAATCCACCCTCCATGGTGGCAGCGGGGAGCGTAGTGGCCGCAGTGCAAGGCCTGAACTTGGGGAGCCCCAACAACTTCCTGTCCTACTACCGCCTCACACGCTTCCTCTCCAGAGTGATCAAGTGTGACCCG GACTGCCTCCGGGCCTGCCAGGAGCAGATCGAAGCCCTGCTGGAGTCAAGCCTGCGCCAGGCCCAGCAGAACATGGACCCCAAGGCCgccgaggaggaggaagaggaggaggaggaggcggacCTGGCTTGCACACCCACCGACGTGCGGGACGTGGACATCTGA